CGGACGGGCAAGCCCGCATCACGCTGTCGCCGAAGATTATCCGTGCGTATACCTGGCAAGTCGGCTTGAAGCTGTTCGGTACGGTCGTGATTAAAATGGATTACACGCGGCCCGACGGCAAGGTTGAAAGCAAGACATACCGTGCATCCGGCGACAAGACCAATATGTGGGGAGCGGATGCCGAATACGTTACTACCCTCAACTACGCACTGAACAATTTGTTGAGGAAGGTTGCCGTCGATCTGGATAAGCAATGCGGCCTGACTACTTGATTTGACAGATTTTCATCCGCGTCAAAAAACCCGTTAACCTGTGTTGACGGGTTTTTTTAGGTTCTTCACGGATTATCGGGAAGTAATCTAGAAATGGGAAAGCGGTGAAGTAAGTTTAAACTTGTTGTGCGACCAACAGTTTCTACCCAACCCCACCGCTTTCAATGACGGATAATAATCTTGACCTCCCATTCTGGGAAGGCTTTCGCGTCTGGAATTTTGACCGACGCGACGACGGCACTTGGATCAGCCTTGTGCCCACTGACGGCGCGCCAATGATTTGCTCCGGCTGTGAGCAATCTTGTTCCCAAGTTCACGAGACCTCATACGTGACATGCCGATGCTCGGCGATTCTGTGTGGCTGCAGGTGAATCTTCGGCGGCTGCGCTGCGATTCCTGTGGCACACGCACCGAGCGTGTGAAGTGGCTGGATCGGCACGCACGCATTACTCAGCGTCTGGCCCAATTCGTTGGTCTATGGTGCGAGAAGCTACCTGCGGCTCACGTCTGCAAGCTGTCCGGGCTGCACTGGGAAACGGTGCGCAAGATCGACCGACAACGCCTGGAGGGTAAATTGGCTGAGCTGCCTGACGCCCAGCCAACCAGGCTAGTGATGGATGAATTCGCGCTGTTCAAAGGACATCGCTATGCCACGGTTGTCCTCGATGCCGACACGCGCCGCGTTCTCTGGGTTGGCGAGGGTCGTAGCAGAGAGGCAATTCGCGTGTTCTGTGAATGGCTAGGGCCGGCGCGTTGCGCCGATATAAAGGCAGTGGCCATGGACATGAATACGGCTTTCGACCTCGAAGTCCAGCTGCATTGCCCGCAAGCCAGAGTGGTCTACGACCTGTTTCATGTGATTGCCAAATACGGTCGGGAGGTGATCGACAGGGTGCGCGTGGACGAGGCCAATCGCCTTAAAGGCGATCTCCCTATGAGGCGTGTCGTCAAGCGCGCCCGATGGCTGTTGTTGCGCAATCGCAGCAACGTGCCGTCCGAGCAGCAGCCGAAATTGGACGAACTGCTAGCTGCAAACAAAGCATTGATGACGGTCTACATTATGAAGGCCAGTCTGAAGGAACTATGGCAGGCCACTAGCGCTTGGCATTGGCGCAACGCCTGGCGCGCCTGGCTAAAGATGGCCCATGACAGTAGCATCGAGCCGCTACAGAAATTTGCCAAAAAGCTCAAAATCTACTGGCGTGGAATCCTAGCCAGGGTACGCTGGCCGATGCACACAGGGCAGCTCGAAGGAATTAACAATCGCATCAAAGTGATGAAGCGCATGGCATACGGATACCGGGATAGCGCCTTCTTCTTCCTGAAGATTAAAGCCGCCTATCCCGGTAATCCGTGAAGAACCTTTTTTTATGCATGGGATCTCAGGGAAGTCCGGGCTGGACCTGTCTTTGCTGCAATGTCGTCAGCCGCCCAGATACGCTTCCAGCACCTTTGGATTGTTCAGCAGATTGACGCCGCTGTCGGCCAGCACGATCTTGCCGTTTTCCAGCACATAACCGTGCTGGGCAATCCGCAATGCCTGGCGGACGTTCTGTTCCACCAGCAGTATCGTCAACCCGGTGCGGTTGATTTCTTCGACGATGCGGAAAATTTCCTGTACCAGCAGCGGCGCCAGTCCCATCGACGGTTCGTCCAGCAGCAGCACGCGCGGCTTGGCCATCAGGGCGCGGCCGATGGCCAGCATCTGCTGCTCGCCGCCTGACAGGTTGCCGGCCAGGCCGTCCTTGCGCCGCTGCAGCACCGGGAACAGGGAATACACCCAGTCCAGGTCGCGGGCGATATTTTCCTTGTCCTTGCGGGTGTATGCGCCCAGCGCCAGGTTTTCGGCGATGCTGAGCGTGGTAAGCGTGGCGCGGCCTTCGGCGACCTGTACCACGCCGCTCTGGACGATCTTGTGCGGCGACAGCCGGGTCAGGTCTTGCTGGCCGAGCAGCACCTGCCCGCGCTGCGACTTGAGCAAGCCCGAAATGGCCAGCAGGGCGGTGCTTTTGCCGGCGCCGTTGGCGCCCACCAGCGCGGTGATCTCGCCTTCGTTGAGGACCATATCGATGCCCTTGACCGCTTCGATATGGCCGTAGGAAACCGCCAGGTCTTGCACCTGCAGGATCGGCGCTCGGGTGTTGGTTGCTGTAGCCGTCATTCGCTGTCTTCCTTGCCCAGGTAGGCTTCAATCACTTCCTGGTTATTCTTGATCTCGTCCGGGCTGCCTTCGGCGATGATGCGGCCGAAGTTGAGCACCGCGATGCGGTCGCACAAGCCCATCACGAAACGCATGTCATGCTCGATCATGAAGATGCTGAAGCCGCGCTGCTTGATGTTCAGGATTTCCGTCATCAGTTCGGTTTTTTCGGCGGGATTCATGCCGGCCACCGGTTCGTCCAGCAGCAACAGTTTCGGCTTGGTCGCCAGCGCCCGGGCGAACTCCAGCTTGCGCTGTTCGCCGTAAGACAGGCTGTCGGCCAGCATCTGCGCCTTGTGGTCCAGGCGCACCCAGGACAGCAGTTCCAGCGCCCGTTCGCGCGCCTGCGCTTCGATCCTGCGGTAGCCGCCCAGGTTCAGCAGCACGCTGCCGAAGCTGTAGTCCATGTGGTCGTGCATGCCGACCACGACGTTTTCCAGCAGGGTCATTTCCTTGAACACGCGGATATTCTGGAAAGTGCGGGCGATGCCGCGCTCGGTGATCTTGTGCGGCGCGACCTTGCCGATATCCTGGCCGTCGAACTCGATGGCGCCGCCGGAAGCACGCAGCAAGCCGGTGATCAGGTTGAAGACGGTGGTCTTGCCGGCGCCGTTGGGACCGATGAGGCCGAAGATGCCGCCTTGCGGTACATCGAAATTGACGGCTTGCAGCACCTGCAGGCCGCCGAAGTTCTTGCTGATGTTCTTGAGTTGTAGCATTAGATGCGTCCTCCAGCTTGCGGCTTGCGCTGGGAAAAAGCACGGATCCGGCGCGGATTCCAGATGCCTTTCGGCAGATACAGGATCACCAGCACCAGGATCAGGCCGTTGACCACCGAACGATAGCTGTTGAAGTCGCGCAGCGCTTCCGGCAGCAGGGTCAGCAGCATGCCGCCCAGGGTCGGGCCGACCAGGCTGCCGGTGCCGCCGAACACCGCCATCGTCAGGATCTCGACGGCGTTTTCGAAAGCGTAGTTGCCGGGCCCGATGGTGAAGGTGTAGTGGGCATTGAGACCGCCGGCGACACCGGCGATGGCGGCGCCGACGACGAACGCCAGCAGCTTGTAACCGGCGACATTGACGCCCATCAGGCGCGCCGCCACTTCGTCTTCCTTGATGGCTTCGAAGGCGCGGCCGATTTTGGAGCGGCGCATGCGCGCCAGGATGTAGAGCGTCAACGCCAGCAGCAGCACGATATGCCACCACTCGGTCTTCAAAGGGATGCCGTTGAGGCCGAGCGGGCCGCCGGTGATGTCCATGTTGAGCACCACTACCCGCACCACCTCGCCAAAGCCGAGGGTGGCCATCGCCAGGTAGACGCCGGACAGGCGCAGGGTGGGGATGCCGATGATCAGCGCCACCAGCGCCGGCAGTGCGCCGCCGGCCGCCAGCGCCACCGGGAACGGCAAGCCGGTCTGCATGCTGATCAGCGCTGCGGCATAGGCGCCGATGCCCATGAAGGCGGCATTCGCCAGCGACAGCAAGCCGCACGAGAGGGTGACGTAGATCGACAGCGCCAGCATGGCGTTGACGCCGAGGCTGAAAATCACGGTGTTATAGGTCGACCAGAAACCGTCCCACCAGTCCATGAAGCCGGCCGCGCCGATGGTTGTAAGCAGTTCGGTCATGTCAGGCCTTCCTTTCCAGCACTTTGCCGAACATCCCGGAAGGCTTGACCAGCAAGATCAGGAACAGCAGGCCGAAGCCGACGGCGTCGCGGAAATCGCTGGAGATATAGGCTACGGTCAGCACTTCGGCAAAACCGAGGAACAGGCCGGCGATCATGGCGCCGCGGATGTCGCCCATGCCGCCCAGGATGATCACGGCGATACCCTTGTGCAGCATCGGCTGGCCCATGAATGGCGTGATGGCGTTGAAGGAAAGGCCGACCAGCACGCCGGCCGCGCCGCCGAGGGCGGCAGCTGCGAACGAGGTCAGGTAGAACAGGCCTTCGACATTGATGCCGAGCAGGTAGGCCGCTTTCGGCGATTCGGCGATGGCGCGCAGGGCGCGGCCCAGCTGGGTGCGGCGCATGACCGCCAGCAGCACCAGCATCAGGAGGAAGGAAATCACGACGATGCCGATCTGCACCGCAGTGACATGCAGATTGCCCCAGTTGTAGCTTTCTTCTGGAATGGTGCCGACCGGGAAACGCTTGTTTTCAGCGCCGAACAAACCTTGCGCCAGACTGGTCAGGATGGTGGCGACACCGATAGTCGCGATCATCGGCGCCAGGTGCGGCGCGTTGCGCGCGCGCAGCGGCCGCAGCACCAGATAGTCGACTGCCAGGCCGAGCAGTCCGGAGGCCAGCATCGCGGCCAGCATCGCCAGCCATAGCGGCAATGCGAAATGTTCAATCAGCAGCAGGGCGGCGTAGCTGCCCAGCATGAAGATGGCGCCGTGCGAAAGATTGATCACGCCCAGCACGCCGAAAACCAGCGTGAAGCCCAGCGCAAACAGCGCATAGACGCTGCCCAGCGAGAGGGCGTTGATGAGTTGTTGTTCAAGCATGAGGGTTTTTCTAAAAATCAGCCACAAAATCAGTTAAGTGGGGTCAGAGTTTTTTTACGACAGTTTTATCGTCGTAAATTACTCTGACCCCACTTAACGGGCTACGGAGTACAGTTCTCCGTGGTTGGTGCAGTATTCTTTCTCCGGGCGCCGTCAATAGGGGACAGAGTAGTTCGTCGCGCTGCGGCGACTCACAAACTCTGTCCCCTATTGACTACGTTATTTCAACAAGATGAACTTACCACCCTTGGCAATATTCACAATCGCTTCCTGCTGCGCATCGTAGCCGACTTCCTTGCCGGTGACGGCCGGGGCTTTGCGGAAGGCGAACTTGCCGGTGGCGCCTTCAATCGTCACCGCAGGCAAGGCTTGCTGCAGGGCGATGCGGTCCTTGTCGATGGCGCCGCTCAGCTTGATCTTCTTCAGCGCATCGGCCACCACGTGCAGAGCATCGTAAGCTTGCGCCGCGAACTGGTCCGGATCGCTGCCGAACTTGGCCTTGTAGGCGGCCATGAATGCCTTGTTGGCCGGCGTCAGGTTTTCCGAAGACCATGGGCTGCCCATGATGGTGTCGTCGCCGGCTCCCTTGGCGATGTCGAACAGCTTCGGCGAGTTGAGGCCGTTGCCGCCGATGAAGGGCTGCTTCATGCCCAGCGCGCGGGTTTGCAGGATGATGTTGGCGGCTTCTTCGGTCAGGCAGGAGCAGACGATGGCGTCCGGATTGGAAGCTTTGATCTTGGTCAGCTGCGCCTTGAAGTCGACGTCGCCCTTGGCATAGGCTTCGGTGGTGGTGACCGGAATCTTCTGGTCGGCCAGGGTGCCCTTGAAGACGTCGTAGCCGCTCTTGGTGAAAGCATCGTCGTTGCCATAGATGATGGCGACTTTCTTGATGCCGAAATGCTTGACTGCGGCACGGGTGGTGACCGGCAGGACGTCGGCTTCCATGACTGAATTACGGAAGGTGAACGGACCCATGGCGGTGATGCCGTCGGCGGTGTTGCTGGTGCCGAAGGCGACGACCTTGGCGGCATTGGCGATCGGGTCGGCGGCGAAAGCCGAGTTGGACAGGGTCGGGCCGAACACCAGCAGCGCCTTGTCCTTGAAAATCAGTTTCTTGAAGACGTTGATGGCTTCTTCTTTCTTGCCCTGTTCGTCTTCGATGATCAGTTGCAGCTTGTTGCCGTTGACGCCGCCGGCAGCGTTGACTTCGTCGGCGGCCAGCGTAAAGCCGTTCTTGATGGCGACGCCGTATTTGGCGGCGGGGCCGGTCAGGGCAGCGGCCAGGCCAAGCTTGACGTCGGCGGCGTGGGCGGCGCTGCTCAGGCCGGCGGCCAGCATCAGCAATGGCAGCGATTTCAATATGGTTTTGAATTGCATTAGATGTCCTCCAATAGACCGTTTTTCTTAGCGATACGAGCGCACGGCGCAATGGCGCTGTGCAGCACGAAATCGGCAGCGTTTTTATTTCGGCGCGCGCAAAGGCACACCGAAGGTGAGCAAAGTATAAGGGATTTTCGGTCAGAAATTCCTGGCACACAAACTACTCACGAGCCAGGTAAAAAACGGGTGTTTTACGCGGGGGATGCGGCGACTTTTGGTCGGCTTTGGAGAGGTATTGCGTGTTTTTCGGCAATTATACCCGGCGTTTCTCAATTCTGCTGACGCCGCTCATGCCAAATCGGCATGGCGGGAAGCATTGCGCTTCCCGCCATATTCATCGGTCCTGCCGCTTGAATCAGCCTAACTGCTGGCGCAAATGCTGGATCGCCAGGCGCACCTGGCGCGGCGCGGTGCCGCCTATATGGTCGCGCGCGGCGACCGAACCTTCCAGCGTCAGCACCTGGAAAATGTCGTCTTCGATCAAAGGCGAGAAAGCGCGCAGCTGTTCCAGCGACAGATCGCTCAGGTCGCAGCCCTGGTCGACGCAGCTGCGCACGGCATGCGCCACGGCTTCGTGGGCGTCGCGGAAAGGCAGGCCCTTCTTGACCAGGTAGTCGGCCAGGTCGGTGGCGGTGGCGTAGCCTTGCAGGGCGGCGGCGCGCATCGCTTCCGGCTTGACCGTGATGCCGCGCGCCATGTCGGCGAAGATGCGCAGCGTATCGGTGATCGTGTCGACGGTGTCGAACAGCGGTTCCTTGTCTTCCTGGTTATCCTTGTTGTAGGCCAGCGGCTGGCCCTTCATCAGGGTCAGCAAGGCAATCAGATGGCCGTTGACTCTGCCGGTCTTGCCGCGCGCCAGTTCCGGCAC
The sequence above is a segment of the Collimonas sp. PA-H2 genome. Coding sequences within it:
- a CDS encoding branched-chain amino acid ABC transporter permease, with the translated sequence MDWWDGFWSTYNTVIFSLGVNAMLALSIYVTLSCGLLSLANAAFMGIGAYAAALISMQTGLPFPVALAAGGALPALVALIIGIPTLRLSGVYLAMATLGFGEVVRVVVLNMDITGGPLGLNGIPLKTEWWHIVLLLALTLYILARMRRSKIGRAFEAIKEDEVAARLMGVNVAGYKLLAFVVGAAIAGVAGGLNAHYTFTIGPGNYAFENAVEILTMAVFGGTGSLVGPTLGGMLLTLLPEALRDFNSYRSVVNGLILVLVILYLPKGIWNPRRIRAFSQRKPQAGGRI
- a CDS encoding ABC transporter ATP-binding protein, which produces MLQLKNISKNFGGLQVLQAVNFDVPQGGIFGLIGPNGAGKTTVFNLITGLLRASGGAIEFDGQDIGKVAPHKITERGIARTFQNIRVFKEMTLLENVVVGMHDHMDYSFGSVLLNLGGYRRIEAQARERALELLSWVRLDHKAQMLADSLSYGEQRKLEFARALATKPKLLLLDEPVAGMNPAEKTELMTEILNIKQRGFSIFMIEHDMRFVMGLCDRIAVLNFGRIIAEGSPDEIKNNQEVIEAYLGKEDSE
- a CDS encoding ABC transporter substrate-binding protein; the protein is MQFKTILKSLPLLMLAAGLSSAAHAADVKLGLAAALTGPAAKYGVAIKNGFTLAADEVNAAGGVNGNKLQLIIEDEQGKKEEAINVFKKLIFKDKALLVFGPTLSNSAFAADPIANAAKVVAFGTSNTADGITAMGPFTFRNSVMEADVLPVTTRAAVKHFGIKKVAIIYGNDDAFTKSGYDVFKGTLADQKIPVTTTEAYAKGDVDFKAQLTKIKASNPDAIVCSCLTEEAANIILQTRALGMKQPFIGGNGLNSPKLFDIAKGAGDDTIMGSPWSSENLTPANKAFMAAYKAKFGSDPDQFAAQAYDALHVVADALKKIKLSGAIDKDRIALQQALPAVTIEGATGKFAFRKAPAVTGKEVGYDAQQEAIVNIAKGGKFILLK
- a CDS encoding branched-chain amino acid ABC transporter permease, with the protein product MLEQQLINALSLGSVYALFALGFTLVFGVLGVINLSHGAIFMLGSYAALLLIEHFALPLWLAMLAAMLASGLLGLAVDYLVLRPLRARNAPHLAPMIATIGVATILTSLAQGLFGAENKRFPVGTIPEESYNWGNLHVTAVQIGIVVISFLLMLVLLAVMRRTQLGRALRAIAESPKAAYLLGINVEGLFYLTSFAAAALGGAAGVLVGLSFNAITPFMGQPMLHKGIAVIILGGMGDIRGAMIAGLFLGFAEVLTVAYISSDFRDAVGFGLLFLILLVKPSGMFGKVLERKA
- a CDS encoding ABC transporter ATP-binding protein; the encoded protein is MTATATNTRAPILQVQDLAVSYGHIEAVKGIDMVLNEGEITALVGANGAGKSTALLAISGLLKSQRGQVLLGQQDLTRLSPHKIVQSGVVQVAEGRATLTTLSIAENLALGAYTRKDKENIARDLDWVYSLFPVLQRRKDGLAGNLSGGEQQMLAIGRALMAKPRVLLLDEPSMGLAPLLVQEIFRIVEEINRTGLTILLVEQNVRQALRIAQHGYVLENGKIVLADSGVNLLNNPKVLEAYLGG